In the genome of Dioscorea cayenensis subsp. rotundata cultivar TDr96_F1 chromosome 1, TDr96_F1_v2_PseudoChromosome.rev07_lg8_w22 25.fasta, whole genome shotgun sequence, one region contains:
- the LOC120274543 gene encoding glutamate receptor 3.1-like isoform X1, with product MKSFSVFLLLIRLLTVNVVSFAARPAVISMGAAFPFNSTYGRVASTAIQAAVADVNADPKVLKGSKLTLSMHDTECNGFIGMIGALEFMENDVVAIVGPQCSLMAHIISHIANELHVPLLSYGATDPTLSILQFPYFVRTTQSDGFQMQSIAEIIDHYQWRQVIAIFIDDENGRNAISALGDKLAQRRCMITFKAALPPNPTRNNITDLLIKVGLQESRVIVLHANPTDGITIFSVANYLQMTDSGYVWIATDWLVALLDSRGPLDQQTMDSIQGVVSLRMHTADSARKAAFTSRWSKLVRKYSGPNVRLNSYGFYAYDSVWILARALDEFFNDGGLISFSNDSNLSGEDDAANLNLQALSVFDGGKLLIDKIRRISMKGLTGLVQFDQDGNLIHPAFDIFNVVGSGLKMIGYWSNYSGLSVISPEKLYNLPPNRSSVNQKLKNVIWPGDTVIQPRGWVFANNGEELKIGVPNRVNFQEFISKDSKTGTVKGYCVDVFVAAVNLLPYPVPYKFVTYGDGIKPPNYDEILYKVANEEINGAVGDFSIITNRTMIVDFTQPFIESGLVVVTLPKKSISTNPWAFAKPFTANLWCVTGAFFILVGVVIWILERRENEEFNHHGEPMKQIVTIFWFSFSTLFFTHQEEVASIPGRMFLIIWLFVVLIIQSSYTASLTSILTVQQLVSNIQGIDSLIASGYPIGVPVGSLAENYLVKELNVPRSRVQALASPDEYARSLELGPDNGGVAGLVYDRAYLEIFLSTHCQFTTVGSEFTKAGWGFAFPRESPLATDLSTAILQLSENGDLQKIRDKWLTISSCTITKDELESNRLHLRSFWDLFLISGLSCIIALIIYYFLLVYKYISSNTEYSFRGFLTFANKMPDNGDKKEEKS from the exons ATGAAATcattttcagtttttcttttgCTTATCAGACTCTTAACAGTCAATGTGGTCAGTTTTGCTGCAAGGCCTGCAGTAATCAGTATGGGAGCTGCATTTCCCTTCAATTCTACCTATGGAAGAGTTGCATCTACTGCCATCCAAGCCGCGGTTGCTGATGTTAATGCCGATCCCAAAGTTCTCAAAGGATCGAAGCTAACCCTTAGTATGCATGACACCGAATGCAATGGTTTCATTGGCATGATTGGAG CTTTGGAGTTCATGGAGAACGATGTCGTCGCCATTGTTGGTCCTCAGTGTTCTTTGATGGCTCATATTATCTCGCATATCGCCAATGAACTCCATGTCCCTCTTCTGTCTTATGGTGCTACCGATCCGACGCTCTCTATACTTCAGTTCCCTTACTTTGTGCGCACTACTCAGAGTGATGGTTTTCAGATGCAATCCATAGCTGAGATCATTGATCACTATCAATGGAGGCAAGTGATAGCTATCTTCATTGACGATGAGAATGGCCGCAATGCCATATCGGCCTTAGGTGATAAACTTGCACAAAGACGTTGCATGATCACTTTCAAAGCTGCATTGCCGCCTAACCCAACCCGTAACAATATAACCGATTTGCTGATCAAGGTTGGATTGCAAGAGTCTCGTGTCATAGTTTTACATGCAAACCCGACGGACGGCATCACCATCTTCTCCGTAGCAAACTATTTACAAATGACAGATTCAGGCTATGTATGGATAGCAACAGATTGGCTTGTCGCTCTATTGGATTCGAGAGGACCACTTGATCAACAAACCATGGACAGTATACAAGGTGTCGTCTCACTGAGAATGCATACTGCAGACTCGGCGAGGAAGGCCGCATTCACTTCACGATGGAGCAAGTTGGTCAGAAAATACTCTGGCCCTAATGTTCGTCTTAATTCTTATGGTTTCTATGCTTATGATAGTGTGTGGATACTTGCAAGAGCACTGGATGAGTTCTTTAATGATGGTGGTTTAATTTCATTCTCTAATGACTCAAATTTGAGTGGAGAGGATGATGCTGCAAATTTGAATCTTCAAGCATTGAGTGTGTTTGATGGAGGTAAGCTTCTAATTGATAAGATCAGGAGGATTAGCATGAAAGGTCTCACAGGTTTGGTTCAATTTGATCAAGATGGAAATCTTATTCATCCtgcatttgatatttttaatgtgGTTGGTTCTGGTCTTAAAATGATTGGTTACTGGTCCAATTACTCTGGTTTATCGGTCATTTCTCCTGAAAAACTATATAATTTGCCTCCAAATAGATCAAGTGTAAACCAGAAGCTTAAAAATGTGATTTGGCCTGGAGACACAGTCATTCAGCCAAGAGGTTGGGTGTTTGCTAACAATGGGGAGGAGTTGAAGATTGGAGTGCCTAATAGAGttaattttcaagaatttatATCGAAAGACTCGAAAACTGGCACAGTGAAAGGTTATTGTGTCGATGTTTTTGTTGCTGCAGTGAACTTACTGCCTTATCCTGTTCCTTATAAGTTCGTAACTTATGGTGACGGCATCAAGCCACCAAACTATGATGAGATTCTCTACAAGGTTGCAAACGAG GAGATTAATGGAGCTGTAGGAGACTTTTCCATTATCACAAACCGAACGATGATCGTTGATTTCACTCAACCGTTTATTGAATCCGGTCTCGTTGTTGTTACTCTTCCCAAGAAATCTATTAGCACCAATCCTTGGGCATTTGCAAAGCCATTCACTGCAAATCTCTGGTGTGTCACCGGAGCTTTCTTTATTCTTGTTGGGGTGGTTATCTGGATACTTGAACGTAGAGAAAACGAGGAATTTAATCATCATGGTGAACCAATGAAACAGATTGTTACCATCTTctg GTTTAGCTTTTCGACATTGTTCTTTACACACC aAGAAGAGGTTGCAAGTATCCCAGGGCGCATGTTCTTGATTATATGGTTGTTTGTGGTGCTGATCATTCAGTCGAGCTACACAGCGAGTTTGACATCAATACTAACTGTGCAACAACTTGTATCGAACATTCAAGGAATCGATTCATTGATAGCTAGTGGTTATCCTATTGGAGTCCCTGTAGGATCGCTTGCTGAAAATTACCTGGTGAAAGAGCTTAACGTCCCAAGATCAAGGGTCCAAGCTCTTGCTTCCCCTGATGAATATGCTAGAAGCCTTGAGCTTGGTCCTGACAATGGAGGTGTTGCTGGTCTTGTGTATGACAGAGCCTATCTTGAGATCTTTCTATCAACTCACTGCCAGTTCACCACTGTTGGCTCTGAGTTTACTAAAGCTGGTTGGGGATTT GCATTTCCAAGGGAATCTCCGTTAGCGACTGATTTATCGACGGCTATTCTTCAGCTCTCCGAGAATGGAGATTTGCAAAAGATTCGGGATAAATGGCTGACTATAAGTTCTTGTACCATTACAAAAGATGAACTCGAGTCTAATCGGCTTCATTTGAGAAGCTTTTGGGACTTGTTTCTCATCAGTGGATTATCTTGCATCATCGCTCTCATAATTTACTATTTCTTGTTGGTCTATAAATACATTTCATCCAACACGGAATATAGTTTCCGTGGGTTTCTTACTTTCGCCAATAAGATGCCTGATAACGGGGATAAAAAGGAGGAGAAGAGTTGA
- the LOC120274543 gene encoding glutamate receptor 3.1-like isoform X2 has product MGAAFPFNSTYGRVASTAIQAAVADVNADPKVLKGSKLTLSMHDTECNGFIGMIGALEFMENDVVAIVGPQCSLMAHIISHIANELHVPLLSYGATDPTLSILQFPYFVRTTQSDGFQMQSIAEIIDHYQWRQVIAIFIDDENGRNAISALGDKLAQRRCMITFKAALPPNPTRNNITDLLIKVGLQESRVIVLHANPTDGITIFSVANYLQMTDSGYVWIATDWLVALLDSRGPLDQQTMDSIQGVVSLRMHTADSARKAAFTSRWSKLVRKYSGPNVRLNSYGFYAYDSVWILARALDEFFNDGGLISFSNDSNLSGEDDAANLNLQALSVFDGGKLLIDKIRRISMKGLTGLVQFDQDGNLIHPAFDIFNVVGSGLKMIGYWSNYSGLSVISPEKLYNLPPNRSSVNQKLKNVIWPGDTVIQPRGWVFANNGEELKIGVPNRVNFQEFISKDSKTGTVKGYCVDVFVAAVNLLPYPVPYKFVTYGDGIKPPNYDEILYKVANEEINGAVGDFSIITNRTMIVDFTQPFIESGLVVVTLPKKSISTNPWAFAKPFTANLWCVTGAFFILVGVVIWILERRENEEFNHHGEPMKQIVTIFWFSFSTLFFTHQEEVASIPGRMFLIIWLFVVLIIQSSYTASLTSILTVQQLVSNIQGIDSLIASGYPIGVPVGSLAENYLVKELNVPRSRVQALASPDEYARSLELGPDNGGVAGLVYDRAYLEIFLSTHCQFTTVGSEFTKAGWGFAFPRESPLATDLSTAILQLSENGDLQKIRDKWLTISSCTITKDELESNRLHLRSFWDLFLISGLSCIIALIIYYFLLVYKYISSNTEYSFRGFLTFANKMPDNGDKKEEKS; this is encoded by the exons ATGGGAGCTGCATTTCCCTTCAATTCTACCTATGGAAGAGTTGCATCTACTGCCATCCAAGCCGCGGTTGCTGATGTTAATGCCGATCCCAAAGTTCTCAAAGGATCGAAGCTAACCCTTAGTATGCATGACACCGAATGCAATGGTTTCATTGGCATGATTGGAG CTTTGGAGTTCATGGAGAACGATGTCGTCGCCATTGTTGGTCCTCAGTGTTCTTTGATGGCTCATATTATCTCGCATATCGCCAATGAACTCCATGTCCCTCTTCTGTCTTATGGTGCTACCGATCCGACGCTCTCTATACTTCAGTTCCCTTACTTTGTGCGCACTACTCAGAGTGATGGTTTTCAGATGCAATCCATAGCTGAGATCATTGATCACTATCAATGGAGGCAAGTGATAGCTATCTTCATTGACGATGAGAATGGCCGCAATGCCATATCGGCCTTAGGTGATAAACTTGCACAAAGACGTTGCATGATCACTTTCAAAGCTGCATTGCCGCCTAACCCAACCCGTAACAATATAACCGATTTGCTGATCAAGGTTGGATTGCAAGAGTCTCGTGTCATAGTTTTACATGCAAACCCGACGGACGGCATCACCATCTTCTCCGTAGCAAACTATTTACAAATGACAGATTCAGGCTATGTATGGATAGCAACAGATTGGCTTGTCGCTCTATTGGATTCGAGAGGACCACTTGATCAACAAACCATGGACAGTATACAAGGTGTCGTCTCACTGAGAATGCATACTGCAGACTCGGCGAGGAAGGCCGCATTCACTTCACGATGGAGCAAGTTGGTCAGAAAATACTCTGGCCCTAATGTTCGTCTTAATTCTTATGGTTTCTATGCTTATGATAGTGTGTGGATACTTGCAAGAGCACTGGATGAGTTCTTTAATGATGGTGGTTTAATTTCATTCTCTAATGACTCAAATTTGAGTGGAGAGGATGATGCTGCAAATTTGAATCTTCAAGCATTGAGTGTGTTTGATGGAGGTAAGCTTCTAATTGATAAGATCAGGAGGATTAGCATGAAAGGTCTCACAGGTTTGGTTCAATTTGATCAAGATGGAAATCTTATTCATCCtgcatttgatatttttaatgtgGTTGGTTCTGGTCTTAAAATGATTGGTTACTGGTCCAATTACTCTGGTTTATCGGTCATTTCTCCTGAAAAACTATATAATTTGCCTCCAAATAGATCAAGTGTAAACCAGAAGCTTAAAAATGTGATTTGGCCTGGAGACACAGTCATTCAGCCAAGAGGTTGGGTGTTTGCTAACAATGGGGAGGAGTTGAAGATTGGAGTGCCTAATAGAGttaattttcaagaatttatATCGAAAGACTCGAAAACTGGCACAGTGAAAGGTTATTGTGTCGATGTTTTTGTTGCTGCAGTGAACTTACTGCCTTATCCTGTTCCTTATAAGTTCGTAACTTATGGTGACGGCATCAAGCCACCAAACTATGATGAGATTCTCTACAAGGTTGCAAACGAG GAGATTAATGGAGCTGTAGGAGACTTTTCCATTATCACAAACCGAACGATGATCGTTGATTTCACTCAACCGTTTATTGAATCCGGTCTCGTTGTTGTTACTCTTCCCAAGAAATCTATTAGCACCAATCCTTGGGCATTTGCAAAGCCATTCACTGCAAATCTCTGGTGTGTCACCGGAGCTTTCTTTATTCTTGTTGGGGTGGTTATCTGGATACTTGAACGTAGAGAAAACGAGGAATTTAATCATCATGGTGAACCAATGAAACAGATTGTTACCATCTTctg GTTTAGCTTTTCGACATTGTTCTTTACACACC aAGAAGAGGTTGCAAGTATCCCAGGGCGCATGTTCTTGATTATATGGTTGTTTGTGGTGCTGATCATTCAGTCGAGCTACACAGCGAGTTTGACATCAATACTAACTGTGCAACAACTTGTATCGAACATTCAAGGAATCGATTCATTGATAGCTAGTGGTTATCCTATTGGAGTCCCTGTAGGATCGCTTGCTGAAAATTACCTGGTGAAAGAGCTTAACGTCCCAAGATCAAGGGTCCAAGCTCTTGCTTCCCCTGATGAATATGCTAGAAGCCTTGAGCTTGGTCCTGACAATGGAGGTGTTGCTGGTCTTGTGTATGACAGAGCCTATCTTGAGATCTTTCTATCAACTCACTGCCAGTTCACCACTGTTGGCTCTGAGTTTACTAAAGCTGGTTGGGGATTT GCATTTCCAAGGGAATCTCCGTTAGCGACTGATTTATCGACGGCTATTCTTCAGCTCTCCGAGAATGGAGATTTGCAAAAGATTCGGGATAAATGGCTGACTATAAGTTCTTGTACCATTACAAAAGATGAACTCGAGTCTAATCGGCTTCATTTGAGAAGCTTTTGGGACTTGTTTCTCATCAGTGGATTATCTTGCATCATCGCTCTCATAATTTACTATTTCTTGTTGGTCTATAAATACATTTCATCCAACACGGAATATAGTTTCCGTGGGTTTCTTACTTTCGCCAATAAGATGCCTGATAACGGGGATAAAAAGGAGGAGAAGAGTTGA